The genomic interval ACGGTGCTCCCGCACGGCGAGCCCGTCGTGGTCGACGTGGAACGCGCCCGGACCCGCGCCGCGGTTCAGCTCGCGCTCGGGCTCGGTTGAGCGTCGTGGCGCGCGGCGCGTAGCCGTCGACGCGGCGCGAGGCCGAGTGCTTCGCCAGCCCACGCACCGCTTGCGAACGACGGACCCACGACACTAGAAGGGCGCCATGACCACCGTCCGAACCGTCCAGTGCGTGAAGCTCAAGAAGGAACTGCCGGGCCTCGCGCGCCCTCCGTACAAAAACGAGCTCGGGCAGCGCATCTTCGACGAGGTCTCGAAAGAGGCGTGGGACATGTGGCTCAAGGACTCGGTGAAGTTCATCAACACCTACCGGGTGGACCTCACGTCGGCCGACGGCCAAAAGTTCATGTTCAAGCAGTGCGCCATCTACTTCGGCTTCGAGGACGGCGAGATGGCGCAGACCGCGTTCGTCCCGGCCGAAGAGAAGAAGAAGGAGGGCTGAGGCGCCGTGGCTACGATCTCCTCCGGGGCCTTCGGCTCTTCTTCGATGCTCCTCCGCCCCAGCGAGGGCAGCGCGCCCGAGCTCACCCTCGGTGTTCCGGGCTTCTCGTACGCGGACCTGTTCGAGCCCGCGAAGCTCGAGGAGCTCCACGGGCTCTTCTTGCGCTGGTTCGCGTCCGAGGCGAAAGACGCCTCCGAGACGTTCGCGCGCTACGCGGCCTGCCAGGGCAAAGGCATGACCCCCGAGGAGACGAGCGTCGCCGTGCTCGCGGCCGCGCCCTACGTGTCTCGGTTCGTCGGCAAGCTCTTCGGCGTCGAGGCCGAGCTCGCGTCCATCGCCGAGGCGACGGGCGAGCGTGGGCCCTTGTGGGCCTTCAAGGCGCAATTCGCGAAGAAGCGTGTCCTCCGTGAGGGGGCAGGGAAGTCGTGGAAGGGCTCGGGGGCCGACGCCTCCGCGGTGGTGGAGATCTCCCTGCGCGCGCTCGGCGCCCCGTCGGACGACGACGAGCTCCGCACGGCCAAGGTCGTCGTGGCCGTCGTCGCCATCGACGACACCGCGCGAAAGAGCGCGAAGGCCGGCGGCGCGACGTTCACCCCGGAGCTCCGCGCGCGCGCCGAGTCCCTCCGGCAAGCGCTCGCCTCCGCGTCGACCACCAAGGACCTCGCGGCCCACGTGACGGCTCGTGCGGCAGACGCCGCGACCGACGCCGAGGACGGTGCGCTCGCCGCGTTCGTGCTCGACGCCTTCGAGGCGCACCTCGCGCACCGGCGGCACGATCACGCCGATCCGGCCCACGGATGGCCCTCCCTGCACGCCCCGAAGAACCTCGATTTCTCGGCCCTCGTCACCGTGGCCCGTCCCGACGCCGCCCTGCCCGAAGCGTTCGTGGGGCCCGCCGACCACCGGCGTCACCGCGATGGCTTCGCCCTCACCGACCGGCGCATGGGCGCCCGCGCGGTCGAGCAGGAGATCGACTACTGCCTCTACTGCCACGAGCGCGACAAAGACTCGTGCTCGAAGGGGCTCCGCGACAACAAAACGGGCGAGGTGAAGAAGAACCCGCTCGGCGTCTTGCTCGAGGGCTGCCCCCTCGAGGAGCGCATCAGCGAGATGCACCTGCTCCGGCGTGGGGGCGACGTGCTCGGGGCGCTCGCCACGATCTGCATCGACAACCCCATGTGCCCCGGCACCGGGCACCGCATCTGCAACGACTGCATGAAGGCCTGCGTCTTCCAGAAGCAGGAGCCGGTCAACATCCCGCAGGCCGAGACGCGCGTCCTCACCGAGGTGCTCGAGCTCCCGTATGGGCTCGAAATCTATGGGTTTTTGACGCGCTGGAACCCGCTCAACGTCGTCCGCCCCTACAGCCTCCCGTACAACGGGAAGAACGTGCTCGTCGTGGGGCTCGGCCCGGCGGGCTACACCCTCGCCCATCACCTCACTCGCGAGGGGTTCTCGGTCACGGCGGTCGACGGGCTCAAGCTCGAGCCGCTCCCCGCGGAGCTCGTCGGCACGGCCGAGGCACCGCCTGCGCCCGTGCGTGACTACGCGGCGCTCTACCACGAGCTCGACGAGCGTCTTCTCCTCGGGTTCGGCGGCGTGTCCGAGTACGGGATCACCGTCCGGTGGGACAAGAACTTCCTCACGGTGCTCTACGTCACGCTCGCGCGGAACAAGCTCCTCCGCATGTACGGCGGGGTCCGCTTCGGCGGCACGCTCACGCTCGACGACGCGTGGGACCTCGGCTTCGATCACGTCGCGCTCGCGGCGGGGGCGGGCCGGCCGACCATCATCGACATGAAGAACAACCTCGCCCGCGGCATCCGCAAGGCGAGCGACTTCCTGATGGCCCTCCAGCTCACGGGGGCCTACAAAAAGTCCACGATCGCGAACCTCCAGGTGTCGCTCCCGGCCATCGTCATCGGTGGAGGTCTCACCGCGATCGACACGGCGACCGAGCTCATCGCCTACTACCCGGTCCAGATCGAGAAGACCCTCACGCGGATCCGCGGGCTCACCGCCGAGCGCGGCGAGGCGGCCGTCCGGGCCATGTTCGACGACGAAGAGTGGGCGACGCTCTCGACGCACCTCGCGCACGCCGAGGAGCTCGAGGCCGAGCGCGCACGCGCCGCGGCCGAGGGGCGCGATCCCGACCTCCAAGGCCTCGTCACGAAGTGGGGAGGCGTCTCCCTCGTGTACCGCAAGTCGGTGCAAGACTCGCCCGCGTACCGCCTGAACCACGAGGAGGTCCACGAGAGCCTCGCCGAGGGCGTGCGCTACGTCGAGAACCTCTCGCCCGTCGAGGCCCTCCTCGACGGCTTCGGTCACGTCCGCGGCGTGCTCTTCAAGCGCCCCGACGGCTCCACGATCGAGCTGCCCGCGCGCACCGTGTGTGTCGCGGCGGGCACGAGCCCGAACGTCACGTACGAGAAGGAGTACGAAGGGACGTTCCAGCTCGACGCAAGAAAGCAGTACTTTCAAGTGCATACGGCTCGTCGGAGCGAGGGCCGCACGGAGCTCGCGGTGGCGAAGCCGCGCGAGGGGTTCTTCACGAGCTACGAGAAGGACGGCAAGGTCGTCAGCATCTACGGCGACAACCACCCGCACTACGCCGGGAGCGTCGTCCGCGCGATGGCGAGCGGCAAGGACGGCTACCGTCACGTCGCCGCGCTCTTCCCCGAGCTGCGAGAGCTCTCGTCCGCCGATCAGCCCGCCCGTGATCGCGCCCTCGCCGAGCGAAACGCGCGCCTCGACGCCGAGCTGCTCGCGACCGTCGTCGAGGTGAAGCGCCTCACGAAGACGATCGTCGAGGTGGTGGTCAAGGCGCCGCTCGCGGCCCGCAAGTTCAAGCCGGGCCAGTTCTATCGGCTGCAGAACTTCGAGTCGCTCGCGCCCGTCGTCGACGGCACCCGCCTCGCCATGGAGGGCCTCGCGCTCACCGGCGCGTGGACCTCTCCCGAGGAGGGGCTCATGGGCACCATCGTGCTCGAGATGGGCGGCTCGTCGCGCCTCTGCGCCGCGCTCCGACCCGGCGAGCCCGTGGTCCTCATGGGGCCGACGGGCGCACCCACCGAGATCGGCGCGGGCGAGACGGTGCTGCTCCTCGGGGGCGGCCTCGGCAACGCCGTGCTCTTCTCGATCGCGCGCGCCTTCAAGGCGCTCGGCGCCAAGGTGATCTACTTCGCCGGCTACAAAGACGGCGAGGACCTCTTCAAACAAGAGGACATCGAGGCCCACACCGATCAGGTGGTCTGGTGCACCGACAAGGGCAGGGAGGTCACGCCTCGGCGCCCTCAGGACTGCCACTTCCGTGGCAACATCGTCCAGGCCGCGCTCGCGTTCGGCAAGGGCGAGCTCGTCCGCCCCGTCGCCCGCCTGTCCGAGGTGTCGCGCATCATCGCCATCGGCTCCGACCGCATGATGGCCGCCGTCCAAGAGGCACGCCACGGCGTGCTCCGCCCGCTCCTCGATCCGAAGCACCTCGCCATCGGCAGCATCAACTCGCCGATGCAGTGCATGATGAAAGAGATCTGCGCCCAGTGCCTGCAGAAGCACCGCGATCCTGCGACCGGCAAAGAGACGGTCGTGTTCTCGTGCTTCAACCAGGACCAAGAGCTCGACGCCGTCGACTTCGCGCATCTGCGTGAACGGCTCCGCGCGAACTCGGTGCAGGAGAAAATCGCGAACGCGTGGCTCGATAGCCTTGTTCGTAAGCGTCCGGAATTGTTGATTATTTAGTTCGGAACCGGCGGGCCGCGCGGGCAGGGTGACTTTCCCCCTTCCGTGCGGCTCGCCATCGTGCGAGTACGGCACGCCCTCATGGCCACGCGCTATCACATCGGTGCCAAAGAACTTCGCGGTGCAATCGAAGCCTACGCGAAGCGGTTCGACCTCCTGGAGGTTCGGCTCGCACCGGCCGGACGGGAGGCGCAAGGGCCCACGCCCGCCACGCTTCGCAAGTGGAGGAAGGCCGTTCCTCCCCACTTCGAGTTCGTCACGGTCCTCGGACCTGCGCTCTCGAAGCTCCGGCCGGGGCCCGAGCTCGAGAAGGAGCTCGAGGCGGCGCTCGCGGCCGTGACGACGCTCCAGTCGCGCATGATCCTGCTCCCGACGCCCGCGGAGGTCACGCCCACGGCGCTCTCGCGCGACCGCATCGCGCGCCTCCTCGAGCGCCTCCCGCGTGACGTGACCCAGGTCGCCTGGGAGCCGCGGGGCGTGTGGGAGCTCGAGGACGCGGCCGTGTGGGCGAAGAAGTGGGGCATCTCGCTCGTGGTCGATCCCACGCGGGATCGCGTCCCCGTCGGCCCCGTGGCCTACGCGCGCCTCCGCGCCATGGGGGAGTCGCGCTCGTTCGGTCCGTCGACCCTCGAGCGCGTCGTCGGGGCCATCGGAGAGCGCCGCGAGGCCTACGTCCTCATCGACTCTCCCACCGCGCTCGCCGAGTGCAAGAGCCTCCGTTCGCTCGTCCAGAGGTCGCGGTCCTCGAAAGAGGGCGGTCGAGGGCGCGTGCTCCGGCCCCGCGGCATCACGACGTTCAAGGTCCGGGACGACGAGCAGGAGTAAGCCCAGTGGAGCCTCGAGACGTCACCCAGAAACGCGCGCGTGCGACGCACGCCTCGGTGAGCGCGGCCCGCGACGCAGCCGAGGCTCTCTTGCTGAAGGGCAACGCGGTCGACGCCGTGGTGGCCGGTGTGGCCGCCGCGGCGGCCCTCGAGCCATCCGTGCTGCTCGGTCCGGTGCAGCTCCTCTTCGGAGGCGGTGGCGCGGGCGTGCAGGCGCTCGGCGGCCTCGTCCTCCAGGGCGGCAAGGGCCAGGACCGGCCACGTGGGTTTCGGGCGGAGGATCCGATCCCGGAGGCGGCGCGCATGGGCGTTCCGGCGCTCCCGGCGGCGCTCGCGGCGGCGGTCGCCACGGCCGGGCAGGCGAGCTTCTCGCAAGTGCTCGCACCGGCGATCGAGCTCGCCAAAGGCACGCCTCGAAAAGACGTGCTCGCGCACATCGCCCGTGTGGGGGCGCGTGCCCTGAGCGAGGGCAAGCTCGGGGAAGAGCTATTTCACGCGGGAAATCGCGTCGCCGGCGGCGTCCTGTCGCGCGAGGACCTCGAGGACGTGGACGTCACCGCGACCCGGCTCGGCGTGGCGAGGGAGGGCGACGGCGCCCGCGGTGTGGTCACCGTCCCGTGGGGAACGGGGGCGGTCGTCCCCGGGACCGACGAGGACGGTCGTGACGCTCGCGCCAGCCGCGCCGTGCTCGCCGTCGACCGGAACGGTCTCTTCGCGATCGCCGTCTACGAGGTCCACCTCGACGCGCTCCGCATCGAGGAGCTCGGTCTCGCGGCCCCTCTCCTCGCGACGCCCGTTCGACGTGGGGAAACGCGGGTGCGCCCAGGCACCCCCATCCCGGCGGCGTTTCCAGCGGCGCTCATCGAAAACGCGGGCGCCTTCGAGCTCGCCCTCGTCGTCACGGGTGCCGCGCGTGGCGAGGCCGAGGCTCGCGCGCTCGTCGAGCGAGCCCTGCGGGG from Myxococcales bacterium carries:
- a CDS encoding oxidative damage protection protein, producing the protein MTTVRTVQCVKLKKELPGLARPPYKNELGQRIFDEVSKEAWDMWLKDSVKFINTYRVDLTSADGQKFMFKQCAIYFGFEDGEMAQTAFVPAEEKKKEG
- a CDS encoding FAD-dependent oxidoreductase; its protein translation is MLLRPSEGSAPELTLGVPGFSYADLFEPAKLEELHGLFLRWFASEAKDASETFARYAACQGKGMTPEETSVAVLAAAPYVSRFVGKLFGVEAELASIAEATGERGPLWAFKAQFAKKRVLREGAGKSWKGSGADASAVVEISLRALGAPSDDDELRTAKVVVAVVAIDDTARKSAKAGGATFTPELRARAESLRQALASASTTKDLAAHVTARAADAATDAEDGALAAFVLDAFEAHLAHRRHDHADPAHGWPSLHAPKNLDFSALVTVARPDAALPEAFVGPADHRRHRDGFALTDRRMGARAVEQEIDYCLYCHERDKDSCSKGLRDNKTGEVKKNPLGVLLEGCPLEERISEMHLLRRGGDVLGALATICIDNPMCPGTGHRICNDCMKACVFQKQEPVNIPQAETRVLTEVLELPYGLEIYGFLTRWNPLNVVRPYSLPYNGKNVLVVGLGPAGYTLAHHLTREGFSVTAVDGLKLEPLPAELVGTAEAPPAPVRDYAALYHELDERLLLGFGGVSEYGITVRWDKNFLTVLYVTLARNKLLRMYGGVRFGGTLTLDDAWDLGFDHVALAAGAGRPTIIDMKNNLARGIRKASDFLMALQLTGAYKKSTIANLQVSLPAIVIGGGLTAIDTATELIAYYPVQIEKTLTRIRGLTAERGEAAVRAMFDDEEWATLSTHLAHAEELEAERARAAAEGRDPDLQGLVTKWGGVSLVYRKSVQDSPAYRLNHEEVHESLAEGVRYVENLSPVEALLDGFGHVRGVLFKRPDGSTIELPARTVCVAAGTSPNVTYEKEYEGTFQLDARKQYFQVHTARRSEGRTELAVAKPREGFFTSYEKDGKVVSIYGDNHPHYAGSVVRAMASGKDGYRHVAALFPELRELSSADQPARDRALAERNARLDAELLATVVEVKRLTKTIVEVVVKAPLAARKFKPGQFYRLQNFESLAPVVDGTRLAMEGLALTGAWTSPEEGLMGTIVLEMGGSSRLCAALRPGEPVVLMGPTGAPTEIGAGETVLLLGGGLGNAVLFSIARAFKALGAKVIYFAGYKDGEDLFKQEDIEAHTDQVVWCTDKGREVTPRRPQDCHFRGNIVQAALAFGKGELVRPVARLSEVSRIIAIGSDRMMAAVQEARHGVLRPLLDPKHLAIGSINSPMQCMMKEICAQCLQKHRDPATGKETVVFSCFNQDQELDAVDFAHLRERLRANSVQEKIANAWLDSLVRKRPELLII
- a CDS encoding DUF72 domain-containing protein, yielding MATRYHIGAKELRGAIEAYAKRFDLLEVRLAPAGREAQGPTPATLRKWRKAVPPHFEFVTVLGPALSKLRPGPELEKELEAALAAVTTLQSRMILLPTPAEVTPTALSRDRIARLLERLPRDVTQVAWEPRGVWELEDAAVWAKKWGISLVVDPTRDRVPVGPVAYARLRAMGESRSFGPSTLERVVGAIGERREAYVLIDSPTALAECKSLRSLVQRSRSSKEGGRGRVLRPRGITTFKVRDDEQE